Sequence from the Tripterygium wilfordii isolate XIE 37 chromosome 10, ASM1340144v1, whole genome shotgun sequence genome:
CTTTAAATTCCCTttggaatgaagaagaagaaaattagaCAAAACCGttaatttcaacaaaaaaactaaaagctgcaaaaaaaaaaaagaaagaaaagaaaaatgctgCAGATAGAAACAGAACTTAAATCATACAGATCTATagttttagctttcttagaaatCCTCCAATCAGTTAAACAAAATAGATTACAAAACGTTATAAGCACAAGGCATACTAAAATGTCGATAAATGTTGCAAAATTTGGGACCAACAGAATAAGGTTTTGCTTCATCTATTGCATATATCATAAGTTAAACCTTTGAAAATCCTCCAAAGCATTTTTGTTTATGAGCCTTCTAGCATTCTGGACCTATTCCAGTACAATAAAGTCAACATACGTCATCTCTTTCTCAAGTTAAGATATCATAATCATACCAAAAATATCCCCATTAAAATAATAACTAAAACACTGACAAAATGGTGATGGAACAGATAAAGAAGGAATTCATCTTATAACACATAATTACAGAAACCAACATTATCTCTGAGATTAGAAATCCAAGCTGTTCACCACTTACGCAAATCAATTTCAAAAAGCTTCTTGAGACCAGGCCTTTGAACTTTCACGACTACTTTCTCTCCATTATGCAGGATGGCCCGGTGCACCTAAGAATAGGACTTAAAAAATTAATCAGATAAAAGAAAATTGCATCAAAGAATAATTGAGCTACATTGAAACACTATCTAAAAAACTTGGGTAGCTTATATGGTTCAGGTCAATTAATTTAAGAATGATAAAACATTAAAACTTTATAATCCATAAAAGCTATTATCCTTTCTCGACTTGTTATCTTAGTTAGTTAGTTAGTTATTTCTCCAAGAAATAGATGGTTTCCTTCAAAAGTTTCTGGTCCACCTTTACCGATTTCATTCACATAAATTTCCCTAGTTTCTCAATTTTGTAGTCCCATACCACAATTTTCATAGCATCTTGCCAAAGTAGGGTGACGATAAATGAACACTTTCTTATAAACTGTTGAGAATAACATTAGAAAATAATTTcttagagaaaaaaagaagataaataaatcACCTGACCAAGACTAGCAGCTGCTATTGGGCGGTCCTCAAACTccttgaacaatattttaaCTGGAGCTCCAAGTTCTTTCTCGATGAGGCTTCTAGCCTTTTCTGGTGAGAATGCGGGGACCCTATCCTGAATTATATTAGACGAGAATGACAGaaaatttacacacatattCAAAATACATAATACAACATCTTCAGGGAGAAAAGGACCGAATGGAAAAACCAGTTGGTTTTCTAGTTTGTACCTCAAAGCCGGATAATTTCAGAGGATGACACGCACTAAAAACGAATGCAAACTCAAATCAAGAAGTACCTGCAACTTGGCAAGCTCATTGACAAACTCACGGGGAAACAGATCAGACCTTGTTGATGACAGTTGTCCAAGTTTGATAAAAGTTGGGCCAAGCTGCAATACACTCTCACGTAGCCATGAGGCTGTTTGCTGTCTTCTGTTTCTCTGAACGAAGTAAGCATTTcaaaaattataaaacaaaGAACAGGTACTCTCTTCAAGAAACTACGTGGAAAAGGATTTACTGTGAGCACAATTAGGATCGGAATGGTTGCATACGATAACTGTATCAAACTAGTTATATTATACATCTCACCTGCTTCTCTTCCGTGAACCCTCCCAAATACGCCCATTTTGCATTGTCCAACAGAACACGACCACGTAAGGAAATCACAAAAGACCAGACGTCAACGGTCCTTTGCCAGGAATTGTAGTTTTCATTAGCCCAACTAAATCCCTCATCCGAGGGAAGGACCTTTAAATCTTCCAGTGGTGGAAGTTCTTTGTAGTCTCTAAAGTTCAAAGTCTTTGAAAGGGCAGGAGTAGGATCTCTCTTAACTATACTTGCTCCATTGACAACCTGCCTTGATCCATGCACCATATTTACTTTATTACTGTTTGGGGATTTTCTATTCATTACCTCACTTGCAGGTACCATTTTAACATCTCGTTTCTTGATACTTACTTTCCCGTTGATACCCAATCTCCCATTGCCACCCAATTTCGATGGCAATTCAGTTTGCCGCATTTCCACATgaaatttgattgattttgCAGCGCTAATTGGCCTATTACTTGCTTGCCAATCAAACCTCGTGAACTCATCGGAAATTGAGCTTGAAAAACCAAGCGTACCCATTGCTCTTCCTTGATTCATCAAATCCATATTGCAGCAACAATAGCTTTGTGAAGCCAATACTGCCGCCATTTAAACAATACACACCCTACAAACAGACAGTAATCCAAAATTGAGTTTTAAGCCAAGCAAATATCAATTCATGTAAACAAAGTACACAGACCCAGTATAATTAATCAACCCAATTCAAGTTTTCAATAGTTGAATCTCAACATGGATGAACAAAAAGTACTGAAGCTAATCATCAAACACACAACTAATTTTCTCCCAAACCAAACAGACCAAATAGACCCAGATGGAAAATTGGAAATACAAACACTTACAGAGTAATTGGAAGTGGAACAAATGTGTTGCCCTAATTGCTGATGAGCGAGATTAATTGGGTTGTGAATCAGAAATTAAactgaagaaagaaaataactCTGAAAAAGACTGACGTGTATGTTGAATGGAGCTCGCAATAAGAGAGATGAAAGCAGGGAGGAACAAAGAACGTGGACTACAAGTCGTAGCGTGTCCTCCCTTCCAATTTCTTGCTTCTAAGGCACCGTTTGGGGCTGTAATGCTCTCGCGTCCATGTGTTGCTGCTGCTGGTTAACGACAAAAAAACCGAAAATTCGAACACACAAACCTTCGTTCAACTACCACCATTCAGTTGTCCTCTTAGATTTTTGCCttgtttatttctattttccctcattgatttttatttttattttttttaaaaaaaatatatttttagatGGACATAGTCATGGTTTACAAGGTTAGAGttcgcatttttttttatagggcAAACAAAGAATTAGAACGGATTAAAATAAATCTCAAAATTATGACCCCGAGCATCCTAACAGTACAATCAAAGAACTCTTGAAGCATATGACTAGGGATGTTGTAAGACAATCGTATAGCAAAGGTCCATTTGGTCGAGAGAATCGGTCCATCCAGATATTCTGtcacatgtgaatattgataaTGGACCAATTGCAAAGTCCATCAAGATTGCACCGGGTCTCGGAGATCAAGTCCTCAATAGCCCACACTAAGACtaaattaaattgtttaattggATTAACCACGACTAGACCGTAACCTTCAAAATTGACCTTCTGAAAAAAAGGTTCTACGCATCAAGCTAGTCCTAAGTTCTTAATAACAAAACCTTCGATTCACCCACCATTGTATTCTGTTcaagtgtgtgttttttttcaacattcacACTCCTGTTGACAAGAGGGtatcaaacaaatatattttagtttGGTAGAACATTTGTAAAATAACAGATATGTCAGCAGAAATGTTGAACAATTTTAGTAGTAGATATGCCAGCATTGAATGCtggataggtgtttggttgaacttttactgttaacatttgtgttgtgtagcatattggataaattatgTGTGGGGATAacatacattttagttgtataaCTGTATccaacatacaaattttataaaataaataaatgtatttaaattaattgaagataataataaaCTATAAAatcattaataaattatttattaattaaatgagAAGGATTTTATTAATAACAATATTCACACATACGTGGAAagatattatgcattttagttgtaatatagacatataaatgtacttaaaaataaaaattaatttataaaataaagataattaatttatctaacataattaaataataatttcaatgaatacaattaattaattaattaataattgacAATCGCATGAGTATAATGAGAATAAGTAGATTTAATGGAGGAGAAAATAGACAATTCTCACGCAAATGCTAGGGAAATGCTTCATATAAGTAGCATTGTAGAAGTAGTATAAAATGTTAATGAAAATGTCTCGACATATGTGCACAAACAATGGTGTTTGGATGGTAACTAGCATTTATACGCTAGTAAAAAACCTCTTCCAAACGGGCCCTAGGTCTATATTTCATTGTGTGGGTAAATCATTTTTCTCCAGTGTATAAGTATAGGTTTTCTCTATTTTTATCCAATAGATAACATACGTGACAAGAAATGACCTATCAATTTCGACTCAGTTACAATTGGTCGTCTTTGATTCTTGGCCTCTATCACCATCATCGTCGCATGAGTGTTGTGTTGTTTGTtgatcaataattatttttccgTGATTGAATGATCCCCAAACAATTCAACACAAGCTTGCGTTGTTGATCTCTTGCTTTTGGGTTTTGTAATGCTTATTGAATGAAGGAATTGTGGGATTCCCTGTTTCTTATGAGAAGAGGTTGCAACCCACTTGGAAGCACTAAAAAATGTCTGGAACTGGCTCTGTGGTTCATACTATTACCAGTTTTTGAACCTGTTTGTATAATGTTTAATGCCAAAACCACCTAATCGTGATGGAAAATAAAGGATAAACTCtatttttttctataaaaaattGTTGTATagagttataatttttttagttcaatatataaatatatattaaaatcttACTTTTAGAAAAAAGTTTATATGTGATTCTAAatttaggggtggcaaaaattcGGTTACAAGTCAGACAAGAacatgtgtttacgaaatatttatgtaATTATATGTCCGGACTCTAacccggattggatttcggaagtacttaattgatcagACCCGGATTGGTTTTAACCGGACAATTAAATCTGATAATAATCTAATTCGGATTAGAGTCCGGACAAGACAAGATTTCTATGTTTGGACCCTAACCCTATTTTAAACAGGacaaaaaattttgtatttggatCCAAACTTCGGATATATAATttttgtccaaacttgatttaattcgggTGGGACAAATTCGATCAATTCGGATCGGACAGAGTTTTGTCATCCCTTATTCCaaataaggatatatatatatatatatgtaaaagataaaaatttaaaaataatgtaaatttaATAGATCCATGGTGTACAAATAAAATTACTGATTATTATTTTGCAGTCAACACGAATTGAAAAGTAggaattattatgttttttcttctccttttcttcttcctgtTGCATTGATTGGGAGCTTTCCCATGTATTTCCTCAACTTTTCCAGACGTTGTGTATGAATAGAGAgcatcatatattcatatctaTATACATAGGATAGGAGAACTTCAATGGGAAAAATTCCCGTCGTCCTCCCTTTCTGAGTCGTCGATCGTCAGCATTGGAATTGGAATTGTCTTCGCTTTTACTTCTTCCGCGTACGAACTCTTCATACTTATAACGGTTACTAATTCAAAATTCTTGTAATTTCTTCTATATATAGCATGCGGAGATTAAGAACCTTTACGTTTACTCGTTCAGAAACACAAGCACGAGCTGTGTCGTATTCCTCTTCAATTTCAAATAGGCCCTGTGTTGCTGCTTCATCGTTTCCTTGTTCTGGTGTCTCTCCAAGAGGTAttacccataaaccctaaatctctGTCATTAtcgattttttcatttttctgcgTTGTGCATGTATAAAAGCGTGTATATGCCTATTGGGTTGTGAAATGCCTTAGATTTTCAGTTGGAATTTGAAATTCAGGATAGGCGATgatgaataaatataattcattCATTGGGTCGAAGCTTTTTCTCTGTTGCTAGGATATTACAGTTGGTAAAGGCCCATATTGTAGCAGTACATTTCTTTTGCCTAACAATTTTGGGAAGTGATTAAAGAAAGTTGAATTCTCCTTACAAATTAAGAAAGAATCTTGTGTAAAAGCAATCCAAAGGAGGATATTGATTTTGGGGTTTACTTGCTGGGTTACTTGTGTTGGATTTAAGAATGAAGAGACAACTCATTAACTGGTTTTCAGGTATCAGACACAGAATCCCATTATTGAtcagaaaattttcattttcgaCAAGCTCACTGTCGCTGAAGAATCCGATGGAACCtgaaaatagagttcaacggtctggGTTGCTTAGTGCGGTTGATGATTTATACGGGGGAGTTATGGTGGATATGAAAGAACACATGGATGTTATGGTCTTTGTTCCCTTACTAAGGGCTTCTCTATCATATTGGAGGGAACTGGTACTTCCTTTAATCGCTTTTGTACTTTTATGATGAAGACTTGtgattcaaatattttaacaTGCATCAGAACTTTTCTTCAGGGAAAGAAGGGTATTTGGATCAAAGTGCCTATTCAACTTGTGCATCTCATTGAGCCTGCGGTCAAGGTAAAAAATCTCCTGGACATGATGTAAAAACCTAGCTTGGCTCATGGAGATAATTCTAAATGAAGTCGTAGTTTTTGGTTAAATCGGGTTGTGTAAATCTAAATTGgggcatttttttttcattgcatgTTAACTGATCTCTCTAGTCCTTTGATTTTGACACCACGGCTCATTCCTGTTAATTCTGCAGGAGGGCTTTAGATTCCACCATGCAGAACCAGAATACTTAATGCTTGTGTGTTGGATTTCTGAAACTACTGACACCCTGCCTTCAAATGCTTCTCATCGAGTGGGAATCGGTGCTTTTGTCATGAATACGAAGCAAGAGGTATTGTTTTCGAAGTTCACTAATTTTCTGGCTTTCTCTACTCATTACAGTGCactttttactttttcattATAGATAGAGAACTTATGGGTAACATAGAAATTTGTAATCTTGATCTTCATAATATATATCCAGCTCTATGTGGATGGTACTGCTTACGTTGAACAGTGACTATTTCAAGGAAATTTAAGTGAACTAGAATGGTACTATATTCTGGAATTCATATCTGGTTGAAACGCTTGTTTAGAGAATTCACCATGTGCTTACAGCATCCCATGCTCTTGAATGATTGATCCTAGAACTCTAAATGAAAAAGACATAACAAGATAAGGAAAGACCAATGCTTCCAATACTGACTAGCCTTAGTAGGCAGAGGATGAGTTTGGGGTAGACataatgccttttggtttgtgGTTTTAACTGACAGAAGTGACCTGTTTCCTCTGTTAGGTGCTTGTAGTTCAGGAGAAGGGTGGCAAGTTCAAAGGCACAGGAGTGTGGAAGTTCCCTACAGGGGTTGTGAATGAGGTGAACAAACCGTTTGTACAATGTTGTGTGATGTATCACATTGTGATTTGTGACCCAATATTTCTGATCCACAGGGTGAGGATATATGTGAATCTGCTGTTAGAGAAGTTAAAGAAGAGACTGGGGTAAGTAATGTGGCTACAATATTTAAACTTAAAGAGTAAAATGTTCAACTTTATGTATTTGAACTCCTCTAAGTGCCACTATTCATCTAAATCCTTTTGGCTTTGCGTTGCTTTAGGTTGATACAGAATTTGTGGAAGTCTTAGCATTCAGGTCAGAAGCTTGCTTTGTCATAACTGGCCTATTCTTGATCTATAGTTGTTTGTGGATTAACTGggttatatattttctttgtgaAACTATGTTTTTTCTAACATTTATCACTATAATTTGTTTACACAGGCAGAGCCATCAGTCATTCTTTGGCAAATCGG
This genomic interval carries:
- the LOC120007800 gene encoding nudix hydrolase 2-like: MRRLRTFTFTRSETQARAVSYSSSISNRPCVAASSFPCSGVSPRGIRHRIPLLIRKFSFSTSSLSLKNPMEPENRVQRSGLLSAVDDLYGGVMVDMKEHMDVMVFVPLLRASLSYWRELGKKGIWIKVPIQLVHLIEPAVKEGFRFHHAEPEYLMLVCWISETTDTLPSNASHRVGIGAFVMNTKQEVLVVQEKGGKFKGTGVWKFPTGVVNEGEDICESAVREVKEETGVDTEFVEVLAFRQSHQSFFGKSDLFFVCMLQPRSSHIQKQMSELEAAQWMPFEEYAAQPFVRDHKLFNYIANICLAKSEKGYSGFPAVSTTTSSGKTTNLYVNKKDLNEL